A genomic segment from Juglans regia cultivar Chandler chromosome 14, Walnut 2.0, whole genome shotgun sequence encodes:
- the LOC109016292 gene encoding beta-glucosidase 12-like, with product MAMKGYILIGLLVLVSSFANTINAIAITPHYGISTLNRTSFPKGFTFGAGSADYQVEGAAPFHDGKGESMWDYYTHKYPEKIADGSNGDVASEQYHRFKEDFGLLKDMNGDAYRFSIAWTRLIPTGKISDGVNQKGIDHYNQVINELLAKGLTPYVTIFHWHVPIALDHKYGGFLSHRILEDFKDYAELCFKEFGDRVKHWTTVNEPHMFTNGGYAAGVLAPFRCSSWQKMNCTGGDSATEPYTVAHHLLLAHAVAANLYKTKYQAKQKGVVGITVDLDWMIPYSQSEKDRAAALRAIDFRFGWFMDPLTKGRYPLSMRTLVRNRLPMFTPEQSKLVKGSYDFIGLNYYTANYVFDTPENKSLNKSYLTDGLLTKTGERDGVLIGPQAASDWLYVYPRGIYDLLVYTKTKYGDPVIYITENGVNEHNNASIPLKEALVDTHRIDYHYRHLAYVHKAIGDGVRVKGYFAWSFSDTFEWFSGYTIRFGIHFIDFENGLKRHPKLSAQWFKNFLKK from the exons ATGGCGATGAAAGGGTACATACTCATAGgccttcttgttcttgtttcctcttTCGCCAATACCATCAATGCCATTGCTATCACTCCCCATTACGGCATTTCTACACTCAACAGGACCAGTTTTCCCAAAGGTTTCACTTTTGGTGCAGGATCAGCTGACTATCAG GTTGAAGGTGCAGCGCCATTTCATGATGGCAAAGGAGAAAGTATGTGGGATTATTACACCCACAAATATCCAg AGAAAATAGCGGATGGCAGTAATGGAGATGTAGCTAGTGAACAATATCATCGCTTCAAG GAGGACTTTGGGCTTCTGAAGGATATGAATGGAGATGCATACAGATTCTCAATCGCATGGACCAGACTGATACCAA CCGGAAAGATTAGTGATGGTGTGAACCAGAAAGGAATCGACCACTACAACCAGGTCATCAATGAACTCCTAGCCAAAG GTCTTACACCCTATGTGACAATCTTCCACTGGCACGTCCCAATAGCTTTAGATCATAAGTATGGCGGTTTCTTAAGTCACCGCATTTT GGAAGACTTCAAGGACTACGCAGAGCTTTGCTTCAAGGAGTTTGGTGATAGGGTAAAGCATTGGACCACCGTAAACGAGCCTCATATGTTCACCAATGGTGGATATGCAGCAGGGGTTTTAGCACCTTTCAGATGTTCGAGCTGGCAAAAAATGAATTGCACCGGTGGGGATTCAGCGACGGAGCCATATACCGTCGCCCACCATCTGCTTCTTGCTCATGCAGTTGCCGCAAACTTGTATAAGACCAAATATCAG GCAAAGCAAAAAGGTGTTGTAGGGATAACAGTTGATTTGGATTGGATGATTCCATATTCTCAATCGGAGAAAGACCGTGCTGCCGCGTTACGTGCCATTGATTTTAGATTTGGatg GTTCATGGACCCCTTGACAAAGGGTCGCTATCCCCTCAGCATGCGCACTCTCGTACGAAACCGATTACCCATGTTCACCCCAGAGCAATCGAAGCTGGTGAAGGGATCATACGACTTTATCGGATTAAACTACTACACTGCCAATTATGTTTTTGATACACCTGAAAATAAGTCTCTGAACAAAAGCTACTTGACAGATGGTCTTCTTACTAAAACAG GTGAGCGCGACGGGGTCCTCATTGGTCCACAG GCTGCCTCGGATTGGCTCTATGTCTATCCTAGAGGAATTTACGATCTTCTTGTCTACACAAAAACCAAGTACGGTGATCCAGTAATTTACATCACCGAGAATG GAGTCAATGAGCACAATAATGCCTCCATACCTCTTAAGGAAGCTCTTGTGGACACCCACAGAATTGATTATCATTATAGGCACCTTGCGTATGTTCATAAGGCTATTGG GGACGGCGTGAGAGTTAAAGGATACTTTGCTTGGTCATTCTCGGACACCTTTGAATGGTTTTCTGGTTATACGATTCGGTTTGGCATCCACTTTATCGACTTTGAGAACGGATTGAAAAGACATCCTAAACTTTCAGcacaatggttcaagaatttccTCAAGAAATAG